The Pirellulaceae bacterium genomic sequence TAAAGGCCACCCCGCTTCCAAAATCGTGACTCTAAGGCTCTCTCAAGGAACATTAAACATGGTTACAGGTAACAGGAACGATACCGCCATCTTCTGGGGATGCTTCATCGCGCTGGTGACGACGGCATTTGGCTTTATCGCCCGGATGTTCTTGATCAACACTTGGGCCACTGAGTTCAATCTCGATCCGGCTGAATCTGGCCGGCTGGCGGGTATCGGCGTCTGGCCGTTCGCGGTCTCCATCATTGGCTTCTCGCTGGTCATCGATCGCATCGGTTACAAGACATCGATGATCATCGCTTTCCTGGGGCATGTTACTTGGGCCGCGATGGGGGTCAGCGCTTACTTTATCTCTCAAGATGGTAATAAGGAGCTTGCCTATCAACTTCTGTACTGGGGATCGCTGATACTTGGGTTGGCCAACGGGACGGTCGAATCCTTTATCAACCCGGTAGTGGCCACGCTATTTAGTCGCGAGAAAACGAAGTGGCTCAACATCCTTCACGCTGGATGGCCAGGCGGGTTGGTCGTGGCCGGTATGGTGACTATTTTTATCGATACCTTGCCGTGGGGGATCAAAGTTGGCATCTTGGCGATACCCGCCTTGGTCTACTTCCTAATGCTAATCCGCTTAGATTTCCCCATTCAAGAACGCGAGGCGGCTGGGGTCAGCTACCGAGAGATGCTGTCCGAGTTCGGCGTGCTGGGTGCCGCCGTCGTCGGATTCCTGGTGACTTTGCAATTGATGGACTTTTTTGCACCGATCGACGACACCAAAAGGCTGGTTTTTGTTGGCATTGGAGTGGCCATCGTGCTGGCATTCGGAGCTTATACACGAGCGCTCGGTCGCCCGCTGATGTTTTTCCTTGTGTTGATCATGATGCCTCTGGCCACGACGGAGATCGGAACCGACGGCTGGATCACTGGAATTATGGAAGGGGTTGCCGAAGGTAAGTTCCATCCGGGGTGGGTACTGATCTACACCTCGGTCATCATGATGATCTTGCGGTTTTTTGCTGGACCGATCGTGCACAGCTTGTCGCCACTAGGCCTGCTGGCCGTGAGTGCGGCACTGGCCATCGTGGGGCTGGTAACGCTGTCGGCAACCTCCGGCATGATGATCTTTGCCGCTGCGACGCTGTATGGCATCGGCAAGACATTCTTCTGGCCAACCATGTTGGGTGTAGTTGCCGAACAGACTCCCAAAGGTGGTGCCCTAACGCTCAAT encodes the following:
- a CDS encoding MFS transporter, giving the protein MVTGNRNDTAIFWGCFIALVTTAFGFIARMFLINTWATEFNLDPAESGRLAGIGVWPFAVSIIGFSLVIDRIGYKTSMIIAFLGHVTWAAMGVSAYFISQDGNKELAYQLLYWGSLILGLANGTVESFINPVVATLFSREKTKWLNILHAGWPGGLVVAGMVTIFIDTLPWGIKVGILAIPALVYFLMLIRLDFPIQEREAAGVSYREMLSEFGVLGAAVVGFLVTLQLMDFFAPIDDTKRLVFVGIGVAIVLAFGAYTRALGRPLMFFLVLIMMPLATTEIGTDGWITGIMEGVAEGKFHPGWVLIYTSVIMMILRFFAGPIVHSLSPLGLLAVSAALAIVGLVTLSATSGMMIFAAATLYGIGKTFFWPTMLGVVAEQTPKGGALTLNAISGIGMLAVGTLGFPYIGSLQADKQIAAVAQSPVAQEITGLVSGDTITAIEKKSIYEIINYDAIDDTALQTAIDSLPEDRRETAQTEIKKARDLSNQKALGAMALFPAIMLAAYVILILYFKSRGGYQVQHLSDH